CAGGGTCGAATAAATCGCCCCGAGTCAGACCCAAAAGGAGGCTTCCATGAAAAGTATTTACTACATTGGTCTGGACGTCCACAAAAAAACCATTGCCTATTGCATCAAAACCATCAGCGGTAAAACGGTTGATCAAGGGGTCGTGCGGGCCGAGCGCAAGGCACTCCTTGAATGGCTTGCGGGATTGCCAGGCCCTTGGATGGGTGCAATGGAAGCGACGCTCTTTACCGGCTGGATTTACGATTTCCTCAAGTCACATGCTGTTGAGCTGAAAGTTGCGCACCCGGAAATGCTCAAGGCGATCACAGCGGCAAAGAAGAAAAATGACCGGGCCGATGCAGAAAAGTTGGTGGACCTTCTGCGAGTCAACCTCTTACCGGAATGCACAATGATGTCCGAGGAGCTGCGCGAATTGCGGCGCATCCTTCGCTACCGGAACATGGTGGTCCGTACGGCGGTGCAGATGAAGAACAAAATGGCCGGGTTGATGATGGAGGTGGGCGCGACCTATGACAAAAAACGCCTGTATGGGCGGAAATATTTCAACCAATTGATGGAACGTGTTGAAGAGGTTCCCGGCTCGGTCAAAGAGCTGTTACAGCTGAGTCGCAGTAACCTCGAATTGTTCACGGCAATTCAGAAGAAGCTGATCAAGGCCTTGCGGGAGAAGCCTCTGATTCGGGATCGGGTCCAGTGCTTGATGAGCATCGACGGCGTCGGTGAAATTATGGCGCTCACCTGGGTTCTGGAGATAGGCGACCCCACTCGTTTTAACTCAAGCCGGGAAGCGATTAGCTATTGTGGCTTATGCAGCGCCCAGCGGGAATCGGCTGGGAAAAACCACCGTGGACCACTCTCCAAAAAGCGCAACAAGCATCTACAGACAATGCTGATTGAAGCGGCGAAGTTGGCCCCCAAATGGAACCCATACCTGGCCGCTCTGCATGAAAAAGAATTGGCAAAAGGCAATCGCAACCGGGCAACTTTGGCTGTGGCGCGCAAGTTGGTCGAATATTTGCTAGCCGTTGATCGGCGCGGCACCCCCTTCGAGGAGAAACAGCCTCAGGTCGCCTAAGCCATAGTAAAAACGACATAACCCTTGTTCCAAACGATCTTCCCGCCGGGCCTTGCTGATTTAGGGACTACGTGAGCTTTGCTGCACGACATGGGTAGTGTTTCGAGGCCGGCGGGTTGGCCCTAACTCAATCTTCTGCGAAGGGATTTATCCCGGAGGCAGCACATGGATGTCTGGTCGCCGATCGGGCGGACCACAGGAACAGATCAAAAAGGTTGGAAGGTGTGAGGGGTTAGAAAGCTTAAAAATGTCCCGGGAGGATATCCTCGTGGTGCAGGGAAATCTCCGTTTTCCCATTGACTTTACTTATCATGGATGTCCCTAATTTTGAATTTTAGAGGTCATGTGGCGGGTTGTGGGTGTGAAATGGAAGCTCGTAACGAGCAAGAACGAAAAACGCTCTTCATCGTTCTTGGAATCAACGCCTTCATGTTCATCTTCGAGCTGGTGCTTGGTCTGCTTGCTCAATCGACTGGCCTCATTGCGGACTCCCTAGACATGCTGGCAGATGCTTCCGTATATACTATCAGCCTCTATGCTGTTGGGAGGAGCGATGCTCTAAAAAACAAGTCAGCCAAGTTCAGTGGTTTTGCCCAAATATTGCTGGCACTACTGGTGCTAGCTGACGTTCTTCGGCGATTTTTCCTCGGCAGTGAACCCGTCATCGCCCTCATGATGGGAGTTGGTGTCATCGCTTTGGTTGCTAATGCCATTTGCCTCACGCTCATTGCAAAACACCGAGAGGGCGGGGTCCACATGCGAGCGTCATTGATATTTTCCAAAAATGATGTCATTGCCAATATCGGCGTTATCGTGGCCGGCGCCCTCGTTTGGGTGCTGGGTAGTCGCTACCCCGATCTTATCATTGGTTCTGGCATCGCAATTGTCGTTCTCCGTGGTGGCTTCCAAATCTTAAGAGAGGCAGCAGAGCATAAAAATACTGCTTCCTCTGAATCGACCAAAAACACCTAATGGTAAATTCAATATGCAAGCATGGGGCAAAGGGGACAAATTTATTTTGGTTCTAAACCCTTCACCCCACCACCGCTTATTGCGAATTGCGCACCTGAGACCGAATCCATTCACCCCCGTAAGGAGTTTTCCCCATTGGATATTCCACGGATCTTCAACATTACCGAAAGTGCTCACCGCATCCATAACCCGTTCACACCCGAAAAGCTCGCCACTCTGGGCACGGCGCTGCGCCTGGAAGCCGGGACCAGAATACTGGACCTCGGCAGCGGTTCAGGGGAGATGCTGTGCACCTGGGCGCGCGATTACGGGGTCATCGGCACCGGTATCGACCTGAGTCAGCTATTCACCGCGCAGGCGAAACGCCGGGCGGTTGAACTCGGTGTCACCGACCAAGTTACGTTCATTCATGGCGATGCGGCCGGCTATGTCGCGGACGAGAAGGTCGGGGTGGCGGCCTGCCTCGGTGCCACGTGGATCGGCGGGGGCGTCGCCGGCACCATCGCGCTGCTGGCGCAAAGCCTGCGCCCCGGCGGGATCATCCTTATCGGCGAACCCTACTGGCGGCAGCTGCCGCCGACGGAAGAGGTGGCCAAGGGGTGTCTTGCCGGCTCAATCGCCGACTTTCTGCTGTTGCCGGAACTTCTCGCCTCTTTCAGCCGCCTCGGCTACGACATCGTCGAAATGGTTTTGGCCGACAAGGACAGCTGGGACCGTTACGAGGCGGCCAAGTGGCTCACCATGCGCCGATGGCTTGAAGCTAACCCCGACGACACGTTCGCAAAAGAGGTTCGCGCCCAACTGACCTCGGAACCCGCGCGCTACGCCGCTTACACGCGCGAATACCTGGGCTGGGGCGTCTTTGCGCTGATGAAGCGGTGATGTTGGGGAGGATTAACGGTCTTCGCTGGATCACTGGCTGCGTATTCCAAGTTTAACCATAGTTCCCGTACACATTCTTGCCGTCCTCTCCCCAGATGTTAAAGTTCCTCTATGCCCAGTGAAAGGCCCGGGCCGACCACGCAAGCTGGCATCTGATATCGTCGTTTCCCTGCCGCTTACCCCAATTCCGGAGGCCATTCGATACCGATGACCGATGTCATGTCCATCATATGGCTCACCGCGGGCGCGGGCCTTTGCATCCCCGCCGGTGGAGCCATCGCTCGCCTTGAAAAAATACAGCCGCACTGGCTGGAAAACGAGTTCCGTCATGCCTTGATCGCCTTTGGTGGCGGCATCCTTCTGGGGGCGGTAGCGGTGGTTCTCATCCCTGAAGGGCTAGCCCGCCTGGATGAGCCTGTCTATGCGATTCCCATCACGCTGGTCGGTGGTATCCTTTTTTTTGCCATAGAAAGGTTTCTCGGGTTACGTCGAAGGGAATCTCCGCAGCTGATGGGGATGATGCTTGACTATATTCCAGAATCGATCGCCCTGGGCGGGATGGTGGCCCTGCAGTCCCCCGTCGCGCCCTTGCTGGCTCTGCTCATTGGCCTGCAGAACCTTCCTGAGGGATTCAACGCCTACCGGGAGTTGAAGAATATCAACCATTCCAAGCCCGACAAGACTCTCATGGTGATGTTTTCTTTAGTCATGTTGGGGCCTGTCGCCGGTCTTTTCGGATATTTCTTTCTGCATGAGCATGAAGCCATTCTGGCGACCATCATGCTCTTGGCCGCGGGAGGCATACTCTATCTCATCTTTCAGGATATTGCCCCGCAATCGCGCCTGAAAAAGCACTGGGCCCCTCCTTTGGGTGCCGTGTTTGGGTTTTGCCTGGCCTTGTTCAGCAAGGTCCTTTTAGGAGCGGGCTGAACCGTGTAACGCCCAGAAAAAACGGGTTCTTTTTCTTCGTTTCACCGCTGGTCGAAAAGGCTCACACTAAAACAGAGATGAGGTCATGAACAATTCGGAGGATCGCCAAACCGAATACAAAGAAGGCAGTTTGACCCTGATGGGGGCCGTGTCTTTAGGGACAGGGGTTATGATCGGTGCCGGCATATTTGCCCTGACCGGCCAGATGGCGGAGATGACCGGGCCGCTCTTTCCTTTGGCCTTTCTTTCGGCGGCCGTGATCGTGGCGTTCAGCGCCTACTCGTACGTGAAGATGTCCAACGCCTTCCCCTCGGCGGGGGGCATCGGCATGTATCTCCACAAAGCCTATGGCAGCACCTTGCCGACGGCTTTTCACGCCTTGCTGATGTATTTTTCGATGGTGATCGCCCAGAGTTTTCTGGCCCGCACCTTCGGCTCCTATACCGTTCAGCTTATGGAGGCGGGGGACCAGAGCCTGCTCGTTCCGGGACTGGGGATTGGCCTGCTGCTGGTGGCTTTCGTTATCAATTTGTCGGGCAACCGTCTGATTGAAGGGGTGGCTTCTTTTATTGGCCTGGTGAAAATCGGCGGCATTGTTCTCTTCGGGGTCGTCGGCGTATGGCTGGCCGACAGCCTCGCGGTGGATTTCACCCCAGCAACTGCCGCGTCGACGACCTCCGGCTTTCTGGCTGCGACCGCTCTGGGCATTCTTGCCTTTAAGGGCTTTACCACCATCACCAACAGCGGCTCAGAGCTTAAAGACCCCCATCGCAACGTGGGCAGGGCCATTACCATTTCGATTGTCTTGTGCGTGGTTATTTACAGCCTGGTGGGGCTGGCGGTGGCCAGTAACCTTTCAATCAGCGAAATTATCGCCACAAAGGATTATTCGCTCGCGGCGGCGGCCAAGCCGGTTCTGGGCAAGTTTGGCCTCTGGTTCACCGTCGTTTTGGCCATGATGGCCACGGCCGGCGGGATCATTGCCAGCATTTTCGCGGTATCCAGAATGCTGGCCATGCTTACGGAAATGAAACTGGTCCCCCACAGTCACTTCGGCATGCCGGGACCTATCCAGAAACACACCCTGGTCTACACCGTGGTTCTGGGGCTGGTACTGACGGCCTTCTTTGACCTGTCGCGGATCGCCGCCCTGGGCATCATTTTCTACCTGATCATGGATGTCGCGATTCACTGGGGTATCCTGCGCTATTTGCGCCAGGACATCGAGGCCAAGGCCTGGGTGCTGATAACGGCCATTGCCCTCGACCTTGTCGTGCTCGCCGGGTTTGTCTGGTTCAAACTGAAGACGGATGCTCTGGTTGTCGGCGTGGCGGCCGTGGCCATGATCCTGATTCTGGTGGCTGAAAAAATCTTTCTCAGCCGTCAGCCTGCGCCCGCAAGCGAGTCGGATACCGAACAGGAATCGGCCTGAAAGCCTGGGAGCGGGCATAGCAGTAGAATCGAATTTTATTTTTTCACGGGAGGTTAAAAGTGAATCACAATCTCTATATTGTCTGGGACGAAACGAACAATACGGGCATCCCCATCATTGATGAGCAGCACCGGGCCATCATTTCAACCATCAACACACTGCACTATTTCATTACCAACAAAAAGGGAGTTCACGAAATAAACTCCATTATTGTCGTGCTGGATCAATACACGAAATTTCATTTTTCCACGGAAGAAGGAATCATGAAAGATATTGCATTTCCAGACATTTCAGAACACATCAAGTTTCATCATGCGTTGGCTGATGCATCCAAAAAGGTCTCTATTCAGGTAAAAGAGGAGAATGACCCGGAAATTCTTCTCCGGTTTCTGAGGAACTGGTGGCTTAGCCACATCTGCGGTGAAGACCGAAAGTATGCAGACTTCTTGAAGGAAACTCAGAAGTAGCCGTCAGCTGCAACCTCCCTTCCCCTGTCGTTACACTTCGCTTTTGGGTTTGGCCTTGCGGGGCTTCCGCCGACGTCCCCGCCGGCGGCGGTTAGGCGCTTCAGCTGGCCTGGCCTCTTCCTGCTCGGCGGCCTTGGCCAGCGCCTTCTGCCAACTGGCGCCCAGTTCCTGCCCTTCTCCCAGCACTTTGGTCCACAGCATGAAAAGCTCGAGCACCTGCGGGGTAAGGGGATGACGGAGCAGGCGTTGTTCGCCTCGCTTGCCGCGCCCGCGGGCCAGGCGGTAACAGCCGACCAGCAGTTCGCGGGCCAGGTGGCGGATGCCGTGGGCGACATGAAAATAGCCGCAGTGGGGGGACAGCACCAGGTTGGCGATGCGCACGACCTCGGTGATGGGGGCCCCGTCCTCCTGGGGACAGGCCCGCCAGAAGCGGGAGAGGTAAAGGGCGGCCAGAGCGAGGTGCTCTTCGATGGGCTGCCCGGAGGCGGTGCGCGCATCGATCAGGCTCAGCAGGTCGAAGGTATTGTTGTCGGCCTCGAACCCCGCCAGCAGATAAGAGAGCAGCCCCAGGGACTGGGCCTGGCGCAGCACGTCGGCGGCCACCCGGTGCCGGAAGAGCTCCATGAGCTCTTCGCGGATGCGGGCCGGGGCCGCTTCGGCGATAAGGGGCGCCCGGGCATAGATGCCCTCGCGGGTCTGTTCGTCGAGGGAGAAGCCGAGCCGCGCGGCAAACTCGATGGCCCGCAGCATACGCACCGGGTCTTCGGTGAAGCGGACCTCCGGCTTGCCGATCACCCGGATGCGGTGGGCCCGCAGATCTTCGAGCCCGCCGACATAGTCGATGATGGAGAAGTCGGCGATATCGTAGAAAAGGGCGTTAATAGTGAAGTCGCGGCGAAAGGCGTCCTCACAGGGGGTACCGAAGACATTTTCGGCGAAGAAAAAATGATCGTCCGGGTTCTCCGGCAGCTCGTCCTCGCGCGGCAGGCGACGGAAGGTGGCTACTTCCACCAGGCTGTCCCGGCCGAAACGCACATGGGCGAGCCGAAAGCGACGGCCGACGAGAAAACAGTTGCGAAACAGCTTTTTTACCTGGTTGGGCGTAGCGTCGGTGCCGACGTCGAAATCCTTGGGCGTGCGCCCCAGCAGCAGGTCGCGGACGCTGCCGCCGACGAGATAGGCCTTGTGCCCGTGGCTGCGCAGCCGGTAAAGCACCTTGAGCGTGTTTTCGTCGATCTGCTTGCGGGAGATGGTGTGTTCGCTGCGGGGCAGGATGACCGGTGCGGCCGGCTGTCGAGGTATGTTTTCGTGGTCTGGATTCATGAGGGGATCGTTTCCTGGTGTTTGTCTCGCTGGCGCCTGCGGCGCACCGACTGCACAATCTAGCAAAAACTGCCGGAAGTGAAAAGGATTTATCCCGATCCGCACCGGCCGTTGATCTTTGTCGGGAAAAACCTTAGATTAACGGACGCACTAACGATCATTGGCTTGCCACGGAGAGCAGCATGTCCTTCAATCTCGTTGTCATACTCGGGCCCACGGCTTCGGGCAAAACCCGCCTGGGGGTCGAAGTGGCCCGCGCCTTGGGCGGCGAAATCATTTCCGCCGACTCGCGGCAGGTATATATCGGCATGGATATAGGCACCGGCAAGGACCTGGAGGAATACGGCGAGGTGCCCTATCACCTCATCGACCTGGTGCCGCCGGGGCATGAATTCAACGTCTTCGAATTTCAGCGACGCTTCTACCAGGTTTTCACCGAGATTCACGAGCGCGGCGTTCTGCCGATTCTTGTTGGGGGCACCGGCCTCTACCTCGACGCCGTTCTGCGCGGCTACCGGCTGGTGGAAGTCCCAGAAAATCCGGCCCTGCGTCAAAAGCTGGCGCCTCTCGCCACCGAAGCGCTGCAGCAGCGGCTGCTGGAACTGCGGCCTCAGCAGCACAACACCACGGACCTGGAGGATCGTGATCGCCTGATCCGGGCCATCGAAATCGCCGAGGGAGAAGCGGCCGCGGCCGCCACCCTGCCGCCGCCCCCCGACATCCGTCCTCTGATCTTCGGCGTGCGCTGGCCCCGCGAGGTGCTGCGGCAGCACATCACCCGGCGCCTGCGCGATCGGCTGGAGCAGGGGCTGATCGAAGAGGTGGAAAGCCTGCAACAGGCGGGGGTGCCTTTCGAGACGCTGGAGTTCTACGGGTTGGAATACCGCTATGTCGCCCAATACCTGCAGGGGGAACTGAACCGCAACGACATGGTGCAGAAGCTTAACAGCGCCATCCACCAGTTCGCCAAGCGCCAGGAGACCTGGTTCCGCCGCATGGAGCGCCAGGGGACGACCATCCACTGGGTGGACGGCGGTGACAGGTCAGCCGCGGCCATTCTCGCCCGTATCGGAGAAGGCGGGGCATGATCCCTGACAGCATAGGCCGCTACCTGCGCCGCCGGGGCATGGATGGCCCTTGGACGCTGGAAGGGGCGACGGCTCACCTCTTTGCCGGCGCGGTGGTGATTCCCTCCCTGGCCGAAGGCAACCACCTTTTCGCTACCCTGGCGAGTCTGGCCGCCGCCACGCCGCCACCGCAGCCCTGGCTCACCATCGTGGTCGTCAACCATCGCCGCCAGGCGGACCCGTACCGCCAGCAGGTCAACCGGGACGACCTGGCCCGACTCCGCCACAGCGGCGGTTCTTGCTGGGGGCTTCCCCTGGCCTGGGTCGATGCCGCCACCGATGGCCGGGAACTTCCCGATAAGGACGGCGTCGGGCTGGCCCGCAAGATCGGCTTCGATCTGGCCCTGCCCTGTCTGGATTACCGCGGCGCCGCGCCCCTGCTCGCCTCCCTCGATGCCGACACCCTGGTGCGGCCCGACTATTTTCTTGCCCTGCATCGGCATTTTCGCCAGGCTCGGGCGGGGGCCGCCGTCATTCCTTTTTGCCATCAGCCCGCCGACACCCCGGCAGGGCAAGCCGCTATCGACCGCTACGAACTCTATCTGCACCACTATGCCCTGGGGCTCGAGCTGGCCGGCTCGCCCTACGCCTTCTGGACCATCGGCAGCGCCCTGAGCTTTCGGGCGGAGGCCTACGCCCGCATGGGGGGCATGAACCGCCGCCAGGCCGGCGAAGATTTCTACTTTCTGCAGCAGATGGCCAAAACGGCCGGGGTCGCCCGCCTGCACGGCACCGAGGTGTATCCTTCTCCCCGCCTCTCCGATCGCACCCCTTTCGGCACCGGGCCGACCGTCGGCCGTCTGCTGGCCGGCGAGCAAGAGGCCGTGCGATTCTACCACCCGGAGTGTTTTCGGCTGCTGGGTCGTTGGCTGGAGCTGGTCGGCAGCGCGTTGGTGCACCCAGCGACCGAAGTTCTGGCGCAAGCCCGCCGCCTCTCGAACGATCTGGGCGATTTTCTGGACGGTAACGACTTCGGCTCGGTGTGGGAGCGGCTGCAACAAAACCATCCGCAGCCGGACGGTTTTCGGCGGGCTTTTCACGGCTGGTTCGACGGGTTGAAAACGTTGCAGCTTATCCATTGGATGAGTGATCGCCGGTTCGGCCGTCTGGCGCCGCAGGCAGCCCTGCCTCCCCTGCTGGCCTGGGCCGGATTGACGCCTGCCGACCACTCCGCAGCGCAGCTTGCCACCCTCAGGCGTCATCTGGCCGGCACCTCGACTTAAAAAATCTAAATTTTCTTTGAATTTTAACGGTTTTTTTAATATATTGCCGGTTTAAGAAAATGACCTTCACTGATTGAGGCTCTTATGGGACAGGAAATAAGCGACCAACCGGTACGGGAAAAAGCCGACCCGAGGAAAACCCTGCGTTCCCCGCTGATCGCCCTGCGCGTTCGCATGGATGATGGACAGAAGTCCTTTTTCGGCTATACCAAGAATATCAGTCGCAGTGGCATTTTCATCGGCACCGTCAACCCCCGGGAGCCCGGCAGTCAATTCCGGGTGGAGATCCCCCTGCCCTCGCCGTTGAACCGAACGGTCGAGTGCACCTGCGAAGTCGTCTGGAAGCGCCACTTTACCAAAGGGGCTCCCTACGAACCCGGCATGGGTCTCCGGTTTACCGACCTGCCGGAAGAAATCGCCAACGCCATTGACACCTGGATCGACAGCCAGGGGGGTTAGTTAGCCGTTTTACCCCTCACCTCTCTCCCCGCTTCAGGGCCTGGCGCAAATCGGAGGCAGCTAAAAGCCGATCGACCCGTTCCGGACCAACGCGACAACATCCACCGTCCACCTCATTTCCTGCCTTCACCCGCAACCCGCAACTGGAGTTTTCCGTGAAAAAATCGTCATTACTCGTTATTTTGCTGTTGGTCGCCGTCGGCGCCGGCGCATTCTACTACTTCCGCGACACCAGTGCCCCGGCTGTCACCCTTTCCCCTGACAGCGGCGCCGTCTCTCCCGCCCGTCCCCTCGAGCTGCATCTTGAAGACCCCGGGGCCGGCATCCGGGAGCTGACCGTCGCGCTGCTGCAGCAGGGCGGCGCCCATACCCTGCTGAGCAAAAGCTATCCAGCCGGCACGCGTATGATCCGGGAGGATTTGGACCTCGCCGCGGCCAACCTGGCGGAAGGAGCATTCGAAATCCTCATCACCGCCGGGGATCATGCCGTCTATCATTTCGGCAAAGGCAATCGGGTCGAGCAGAGCTTCTCCTTTACCTTCGACCGGACTCCGCCTCTGGCCACCGTGATCAGCACCGGTCACAATTTCGTGCAGGGCGGCGTGTCCCTCGTCACCTTCCGTCTCGCCGAAGAGGTCAGCCAGGCCGGTATCGTCGTTGCCGATCGCTTCATCCCGGCCCACCGCCAGGATTCCGGACTCTATGCCTGCCTCGTGCCTTTTCCCAACGATTTGCCCGAAAAGGATTTCGTCCCCCGCATACAGGCCGTCGATCTGGCCGGCAACGAAGCAATGACCGGCATCTTCTACCGGGCCAAGGAGCAGACCTTCCGGCAGCGCCGCATCAACATCGACGACCGCTTCCTGCAGGCCAAAACCCCTGAGTTCCAGGCCCTGGTGCCCGAGGGCGGCACGCCGGTGGAGATCTTTCTGGCCGTCAACCGCCAGCTGCGCCAGAGCAACCGGGAAAAACTGACCGAATTCGCCGGGCAGACCTCGGCCGCCCCCCTGTGGGAAGGCGTTTTTCTCCGGCAACCCCAGTCGGCCACCCTCGCCCTGTTCGGCGACCGCCGCAGCTACTACTACAACGACCAGAAGATCGACAGTCAGATTCACCTCGGCATCGACCTCGCCTCCGTCGCCCAAGCCCCGGTTCATGCCGCCAATTCCGGGCGCGTGGTTTTTGCCGGTTACCTGGGGATCTATGGCCAGTGCGTCATCATCGATCACGGCCTCGGCCTGCAGACCCTGTACGGCCATCTGAGCAAAATTGACGTGGCGCAGGATGAGACCGTGAGCAAAAACCAGGTTATCGGCAACACGGGCCTGACCGGCATGGCGGGAGGGGATCACCTGCACTTCGGCGTCGTCGTGGCCGGCGTGCCGGTCAATCCCATCGAATGGTGGGATGCCCAATGGCTGAAGAACAACGTCGATTCCCGCCTGGCGACTCCCTGAGTCCCGGCGGGGAATACACGAAAACAAGGGCCTGGTCGCCGCAGCGATCAGGCCCTTTGTGGTTCTAGCGGATGTGCACGGGGGCGAAACCTCCCCCCGGTGTGCGCATATTGGTCACCTGCCCCTGGTAGAGTCGCGCCGTCACGCCAAGGACGCGATCGCGATAGACATAGAGGCGGAAATCCGTCTTCAGCATGGC
The sequence above is a segment of the Desulfuromonas sp. KJ2020 genome. Coding sequences within it:
- a CDS encoding IS110 family transposase, yielding MKSIYYIGLDVHKKTIAYCIKTISGKTVDQGVVRAERKALLEWLAGLPGPWMGAMEATLFTGWIYDFLKSHAVELKVAHPEMLKAITAAKKKNDRADAEKLVDLLRVNLLPECTMMSEELRELRRILRYRNMVVRTAVQMKNKMAGLMMEVGATYDKKRLYGRKYFNQLMERVEEVPGSVKELLQLSRSNLELFTAIQKKLIKALREKPLIRDRVQCLMSIDGVGEIMALTWVLEIGDPTRFNSSREAISYCGLCSAQRESAGKNHRGPLSKKRNKHLQTMLIEAAKLAPKWNPYLAALHEKELAKGNRNRATLAVARKLVEYLLAVDRRGTPFEEKQPQVA
- a CDS encoding cation transporter, giving the protein MAGCGCEMEARNEQERKTLFIVLGINAFMFIFELVLGLLAQSTGLIADSLDMLADASVYTISLYAVGRSDALKNKSAKFSGFAQILLALLVLADVLRRFFLGSEPVIALMMGVGVIALVANAICLTLIAKHREGGVHMRASLIFSKNDVIANIGVIVAGALVWVLGSRYPDLIIGSGIAIVVLRGGFQILREAAEHKNTASSESTKNT
- a CDS encoding cyclopropane-fatty-acyl-phospholipid synthase family protein, which produces MDIPRIFNITESAHRIHNPFTPEKLATLGTALRLEAGTRILDLGSGSGEMLCTWARDYGVIGTGIDLSQLFTAQAKRRAVELGVTDQVTFIHGDAAGYVADEKVGVAACLGATWIGGGVAGTIALLAQSLRPGGIILIGEPYWRQLPPTEEVAKGCLAGSIADFLLLPELLASFSRLGYDIVEMVLADKDSWDRYEAAKWLTMRRWLEANPDDTFAKEVRAQLTSEPARYAAYTREYLGWGVFALMKR
- a CDS encoding ZIP family metal transporter; translation: MSIIWLTAGAGLCIPAGGAIARLEKIQPHWLENEFRHALIAFGGGILLGAVAVVLIPEGLARLDEPVYAIPITLVGGILFFAIERFLGLRRRESPQLMGMMLDYIPESIALGGMVALQSPVAPLLALLIGLQNLPEGFNAYRELKNINHSKPDKTLMVMFSLVMLGPVAGLFGYFFLHEHEAILATIMLLAAGGILYLIFQDIAPQSRLKKHWAPPLGAVFGFCLALFSKVLLGAG
- a CDS encoding APC family permease codes for the protein MNNSEDRQTEYKEGSLTLMGAVSLGTGVMIGAGIFALTGQMAEMTGPLFPLAFLSAAVIVAFSAYSYVKMSNAFPSAGGIGMYLHKAYGSTLPTAFHALLMYFSMVIAQSFLARTFGSYTVQLMEAGDQSLLVPGLGIGLLLVAFVINLSGNRLIEGVASFIGLVKIGGIVLFGVVGVWLADSLAVDFTPATAASTTSGFLAATALGILAFKGFTTITNSGSELKDPHRNVGRAITISIVLCVVIYSLVGLAVASNLSISEIIATKDYSLAAAAKPVLGKFGLWFTVVLAMMATAGGIIASIFAVSRMLAMLTEMKLVPHSHFGMPGPIQKHTLVYTVVLGLVLTAFFDLSRIAALGIIFYLIMDVAIHWGILRYLRQDIEAKAWVLITAIALDLVVLAGFVWFKLKTDALVVGVAAVAMILILVAEKIFLSRQPAPASESDTEQESA
- a CDS encoding bacteriohemerythrin; the encoded protein is MNHNLYIVWDETNNTGIPIIDEQHRAIISTINTLHYFITNKKGVHEINSIIVVLDQYTKFHFSTEEGIMKDIAFPDISEHIKFHHALADASKKVSIQVKEENDPEILLRFLRNWWLSHICGEDRKYADFLKETQK
- the pcnB gene encoding polynucleotide adenylyltransferase PcnB, which produces MNPDHENIPRQPAAPVILPRSEHTISRKQIDENTLKVLYRLRSHGHKAYLVGGSVRDLLLGRTPKDFDVGTDATPNQVKKLFRNCFLVGRRFRLAHVRFGRDSLVEVATFRRLPREDELPENPDDHFFFAENVFGTPCEDAFRRDFTINALFYDIADFSIIDYVGGLEDLRAHRIRVIGKPEVRFTEDPVRMLRAIEFAARLGFSLDEQTREGIYARAPLIAEAAPARIREELMELFRHRVAADVLRQAQSLGLLSYLLAGFEADNNTFDLLSLIDARTASGQPIEEHLALAALYLSRFWRACPQEDGAPITEVVRIANLVLSPHCGYFHVAHGIRHLARELLVGCYRLARGRGKRGEQRLLRHPLTPQVLELFMLWTKVLGEGQELGASWQKALAKAAEQEEARPAEAPNRRRRGRRRKPRKAKPKSEV
- the miaA gene encoding tRNA (adenosine(37)-N6)-dimethylallyltransferase MiaA, whose amino-acid sequence is MSFNLVVILGPTASGKTRLGVEVARALGGEIISADSRQVYIGMDIGTGKDLEEYGEVPYHLIDLVPPGHEFNVFEFQRRFYQVFTEIHERGVLPILVGGTGLYLDAVLRGYRLVEVPENPALRQKLAPLATEALQQRLLELRPQQHNTTDLEDRDRLIRAIEIAEGEAAAAATLPPPPDIRPLIFGVRWPREVLRQHITRRLRDRLEQGLIEEVESLQQAGVPFETLEFYGLEYRYVAQYLQGELNRNDMVQKLNSAIHQFAKRQETWFRRMERQGTTIHWVDGGDRSAAAILARIGEGGA
- a CDS encoding glycosyltransferase family 2 protein, with the protein product MIPDSIGRYLRRRGMDGPWTLEGATAHLFAGAVVIPSLAEGNHLFATLASLAAATPPPQPWLTIVVVNHRRQADPYRQQVNRDDLARLRHSGGSCWGLPLAWVDAATDGRELPDKDGVGLARKIGFDLALPCLDYRGAAPLLASLDADTLVRPDYFLALHRHFRQARAGAAVIPFCHQPADTPAGQAAIDRYELYLHHYALGLELAGSPYAFWTIGSALSFRAEAYARMGGMNRRQAGEDFYFLQQMAKTAGVARLHGTEVYPSPRLSDRTPFGTGPTVGRLLAGEQEAVRFYHPECFRLLGRWLELVGSALVHPATEVLAQARRLSNDLGDFLDGNDFGSVWERLQQNHPQPDGFRRAFHGWFDGLKTLQLIHWMSDRRFGRLAPQAALPPLLAWAGLTPADHSAAQLATLRRHLAGTST
- a CDS encoding PilZ domain-containing protein, coding for MGQEISDQPVREKADPRKTLRSPLIALRVRMDDGQKSFFGYTKNISRSGIFIGTVNPREPGSQFRVEIPLPSPLNRTVECTCEVVWKRHFTKGAPYEPGMGLRFTDLPEEIANAIDTWIDSQGG
- a CDS encoding peptidoglycan DD-metalloendopeptidase family protein; this encodes MKKSSLLVILLLVAVGAGAFYYFRDTSAPAVTLSPDSGAVSPARPLELHLEDPGAGIRELTVALLQQGGAHTLLSKSYPAGTRMIREDLDLAAANLAEGAFEILITAGDHAVYHFGKGNRVEQSFSFTFDRTPPLATVISTGHNFVQGGVSLVTFRLAEEVSQAGIVVADRFIPAHRQDSGLYACLVPFPNDLPEKDFVPRIQAVDLAGNEAMTGIFYRAKEQTFRQRRINIDDRFLQAKTPEFQALVPEGGTPVEIFLAVNRQLRQSNREKLTEFAGQTSAAPLWEGVFLRQPQSATLALFGDRRSYYYNDQKIDSQIHLGIDLASVAQAPVHAANSGRVVFAGYLGIYGQCVIIDHGLGLQTLYGHLSKIDVAQDETVSKNQVIGNTGLTGMAGGDHLHFGVVVAGVPVNPIEWWDAQWLKNNVDSRLATP